A part of Pseudomonadota bacterium genomic DNA contains:
- a CDS encoding transposase → MDENPGQKSAILRREGLYSSHLGKFRQLRDRVENKGLEPLKRGRKPKERNPLERRVAELEREKRKLEGRLKKAELIIDIQKKVSEMLGIPLNNRGLDDDD, encoded by the coding sequence ATAGATGAGAATCCCGGTCAGAAGAGCGCCATCTTGCGGCGCGAGGGGCTGTACTCTTCTCACCTCGGCAAGTTTCGACAGCTACGCGATCGCGTCGAGAACAAAGGCCTGGAGCCCCTGAAGCGAGGCCGCAAGCCCAAGGAGCGCAACCCCCTCGAGCGCCGCGTTGCTGAGCTCGAGCGCGAGAAACGCAAACTGGAGGGGCGGCTCAAGAAGGCCGAGCTCATCATCGACATCCAAAAAAAAGTCTCCGAGATGTTGGGGATCCCCCTGAACAACCGCGGTCTCGACGACGACGACTGA